From a single Bacillus pseudomycoides DSM 12442 genomic region:
- a CDS encoding aldose epimerase family protein has translation MKAFQNVFGKVNGEDVYAYTLKNDNDIEVTCLNYGCVITKIITPDRKGNYENIVLGFEELENYERYSPYFGAVVGRVAGRIKGAQFELDGNTYTLVKNDQDNHLHGGLKGFSYIVWDAKIIGNEKENGIEFTYTSPNGEEGYPGTVHVKVIYTLNNANEFLIRYEAQSDKTTILNVTNHTYFNLSGNLKRDVLQHTLKMSSDQFLELNEQLLPTGEILDVIDTPFDFRAGRQIKEGVYSRYYQNELVGKGYDHPFLLNSNCDQEIILWDEESGRKLVVETDEVGVVLYTGNQLPGDFEICGVQSKKYLGLCLETQGLPDAIHHPNFPSYILNKNQLFSSSTKYTFRIE, from the coding sequence ATGAAAGCCTTTCAAAATGTATTTGGTAAAGTAAATGGAGAAGATGTGTACGCTTATACATTAAAAAATGACAATGATATAGAAGTTACGTGTTTAAATTACGGTTGTGTGATTACAAAAATCATTACTCCTGATAGGAAAGGAAATTATGAAAATATCGTTTTAGGTTTTGAAGAATTAGAAAACTATGAGAGATATTCTCCATACTTTGGAGCAGTTGTAGGAAGAGTGGCTGGTAGAATCAAAGGTGCTCAATTTGAGTTGGATGGCAACACATATACGCTAGTAAAAAACGATCAAGACAATCACCTTCATGGTGGTTTAAAAGGATTTAGTTATATCGTTTGGGATGCTAAAATAATAGGAAATGAGAAGGAAAATGGAATTGAATTTACTTATACTAGCCCTAACGGAGAAGAAGGATATCCAGGAACTGTACATGTAAAAGTGATCTATACATTAAATAACGCGAATGAATTTTTGATTCGTTATGAAGCGCAGTCAGATAAAACGACCATATTAAACGTAACAAATCATACGTATTTTAACTTAAGTGGTAATTTAAAACGGGATGTCTTACAGCATACTTTAAAAATGAGTAGTGATCAATTTCTAGAATTAAACGAGCAATTATTACCAACGGGTGAAATATTGGATGTAATAGATACGCCCTTCGATTTCCGAGCAGGAAGGCAAATAAAAGAGGGAGTATATTCTCGCTATTATCAAAATGAATTAGTAGGAAAAGGATATGATCATCCTTTTCTTTTGAATAGCAACTGCGACCAGGAAATCATATTATGGGATGAAGAAAGTGGTCGCAAATTAGTTGTGGAAACAGATGAAGTTGGGGTAGTTTTGTACACAGGAAACCAATTACCAGGTGATTTTGAAATATGTGGGGTACAATCCAAAAAGTATTTAGGGCTTTGTCTAGAAACGCAAGGATTGCCTGATGCCATTCATCATCCGAATTTCCCTTCTTATATTTTAAATAAAAATCAATTATTCTCCTCCTCAACGAAATATACGTTTCGGATTGAATAA
- a CDS encoding LacI family DNA-binding transcriptional regulator, producing the protein MATIKDIAEKAGVSIATVSRVLNNDPLLSVSDGTKKRIFEAAEEFSYKKRTKRKKELPKITLVHWYTEEEELNDLYYMSIRLGIEKRCEQQGLKIVKLFHSQMEELMQENIQGMIAIGKFSEREIGLFETITKNIVFVDYSPNEDIFDAVVVDFEKVTMKVIDHLIEKEHQKIGYIGGRETFKDQTSEIEDPRERAFIKYIKEKELFCEKYIYTGQFSVNDGYLLMKQAIEEQQDQLPTAFFVGNDAMAIGCLRALHECEIPVPERVNIIGVNDLSISQYLSPALSTVKVYTGLMGETAVDLLMERFSGRNVAKKVILSTKLNIRKSSF; encoded by the coding sequence ATGGCAACGATTAAAGATATAGCAGAGAAGGCAGGCGTATCCATTGCTACTGTTTCTCGGGTGTTAAATAATGATCCATTGCTTTCTGTCAGTGATGGAACGAAGAAGAGGATATTTGAGGCAGCAGAGGAGTTTTCTTATAAGAAGCGTACAAAGCGTAAAAAAGAATTGCCGAAAATTACTTTGGTTCATTGGTATACAGAAGAAGAAGAGCTTAACGATTTATATTATATGTCCATTCGTTTAGGAATAGAAAAAAGATGTGAACAGCAAGGTTTGAAAATTGTAAAACTTTTTCATAGCCAAATGGAAGAGTTGATGCAAGAAAACATTCAAGGCATGATTGCAATAGGGAAATTTAGTGAACGAGAAATAGGTTTATTTGAAACGATAACAAAAAACATTGTATTTGTAGATTATTCTCCAAATGAAGATATTTTTGATGCGGTTGTGGTAGATTTTGAAAAGGTAACCATGAAGGTGATTGATCATTTAATAGAAAAGGAACATCAAAAGATTGGATACATAGGAGGACGGGAAACATTTAAAGATCAGACTTCTGAAATTGAAGATCCAAGGGAACGTGCCTTTATAAAATATATAAAGGAAAAAGAATTATTTTGTGAAAAGTATATATACACGGGTCAGTTTTCAGTAAACGATGGTTATTTATTAATGAAGCAGGCGATAGAAGAGCAGCAGGATCAGTTACCGACGGCTTTTTTTGTTGGAAATGATGCTATGGCAATCGGATGTTTGCGGGCATTACATGAATGTGAGATTCCTGTTCCAGAAAGAGTAAATATAATTGGTGTAAATGATCTCAGTATTTCTCAGTATCTTTCTCCTGCGCTCAGTACAGTGAAAGTATATACGGGGCTTATGGGAGAAACAGCAGTAGATTTATTAATGGAAAGATTTTCAGGACGGAATGTAGCTAAAAAGGTAATTTTGTCAACGAAATTAAACATTAGGAAAAGTAGTTTTTAG
- a CDS encoding DUF5412 domain-containing protein, whose amino-acid sequence MNDAKIQIKKTKRKVALVLFIALVMIIGFGYWKFFSLQGVPKGELIRTVKSPDGKHAIKTYFHNAGSLSADAVRGELVNLSSNSAKNVYWNYPDTDPHIEWIDKDRVRIGDRALDISKKETYDWREDDKHIKEYPKQFVQ is encoded by the coding sequence GTGAACGATGCAAAAATTCAAATCAAAAAAACCAAGAGAAAAGTAGCATTGGTATTATTTATTGCGCTAGTAATGATCATTGGCTTCGGATATTGGAAGTTTTTTAGTTTGCAAGGCGTTCCGAAAGGAGAATTGATTCGAACTGTGAAATCTCCAGATGGAAAACATGCTATAAAAACTTATTTTCATAACGCCGGATCATTAAGTGCAGATGCTGTTAGAGGAGAATTAGTTAACCTTAGTTCCAATTCTGCCAAAAATGTATATTGGAACTATCCAGATACAGATCCACACATTGAATGGATAGATAAAGATAGAGTTAGAATTGGAGATCGAGCGTTAGATATTTCAAAGAAAGAAACTTATGATTGGCGTGAGGATGATAAGCATATAAAAGAATATCCAAAACAGTTTGTTCAATAA
- a CDS encoding DUF3953 domain-containing protein: MLTGLRIFFLLLTLVLLGYYHFTKTDVLPYMQLSLACMFIIMGISEMKARRKTLGIASFLVSGFIFFIVISILLR; the protein is encoded by the coding sequence ATGCTGACTGGATTACGTATTTTCTTCCTACTACTGACACTTGTTCTTTTAGGCTATTACCATTTTACCAAAACTGATGTACTCCCTTACATGCAGCTCTCACTCGCATGTATGTTCATTATCATGGGCATTTCTGAAATGAAAGCGCGGAGAAAAACATTAGGGATTGCTTCTTTTTTGGTTTCTGGTTTTATCTTCTTCATTGTAATTTCTATACTTTTACGATGA
- a CDS encoding DUF3953 domain-containing protein — MLKIARITFALIALALSIYSFITDNRGIILYMFIALGLMSFTMSIEELREQKKVSGTMCFLVGAIVLFIAISELLR, encoded by the coding sequence ATGCTAAAAATCGCTCGAATTACATTTGCACTCATTGCACTCGCTTTGTCTATCTATAGTTTTATCACAGATAACAGAGGCATTATACTGTATATGTTCATTGCTTTAGGTTTAATGTCTTTCACTATGAGCATCGAGGAATTACGTGAACAAAAGAAAGTAAGCGGAACAATGTGTTTTCTAGTTGGAGCTATCGTTTTATTCATCGCTATATCAGAATTGCTCCGCTAA
- a CDS encoding DUF3953 domain-containing protein, which translates to MLRILRLLTAFIVIIVSLYSLFTQNDSFLTLSQFFVGALMFIIAIEQIQKKDPSTGLTCMVAGIFVWAVLAVKYIM; encoded by the coding sequence ATGCTTCGTATACTCCGCCTCTTAACTGCTTTCATTGTCATTATCGTATCCTTATACAGTCTATTTACACAGAATGATTCATTTCTTACACTCTCACAATTTTTCGTAGGAGCCTTAATGTTCATAATCGCGATTGAACAAATACAAAAGAAAGACCCAAGCACAGGTTTGACCTGTATGGTAGCAGGAATTTTTGTGTGGGCTGTTCTCGCAGTAAAGTATATTATGTAA
- the ytzI gene encoding YtzI protein, giving the protein MLKILIIGVIIVILVLVLSVLTINKGYSYKHSVDKPEDNPYLTNKKENQ; this is encoded by the coding sequence ATGTTAAAAATACTAATCATCGGCGTCATTATTGTCATTCTCGTGTTGGTTCTCTCTGTGCTGACAATTAATAAAGGTTATTCATATAAACATTCGGTTGATAAACCAGAGGATAATCCTTATCTAACAAATAAAAAGGAGAATCAATAA
- the mutTA gene encoding antimutator 8-oxo-(dGTP/GTP)ase: MYKFKDYYHNTVQLSFERYPFSPEPKHVWVVCRYGDQWLLTHHLRRGLEFPGGKVELGETPEEAAVREVHEETGGIVSDLTYLGQYKVSGKDKIIIKNIYFATISAVEEHTHYEETKGSVLLKEIPDNIKTDRKFSFIMRDDVLARTMKHIEELGCFTK; the protein is encoded by the coding sequence ATGTACAAATTTAAAGATTATTACCACAACACTGTACAATTATCGTTTGAACGTTACCCATTTTCTCCTGAGCCAAAGCATGTTTGGGTTGTATGCCGGTACGGGGATCAATGGTTATTAACGCATCATTTGCGCCGCGGTCTTGAATTTCCAGGTGGCAAGGTGGAGCTGGGGGAAACACCGGAAGAAGCGGCAGTTCGAGAGGTTCATGAAGAAACCGGTGGTATTGTTTCTGATTTAACTTACTTAGGACAATACAAAGTATCTGGAAAAGACAAAATAATCATTAAAAACATTTATTTCGCAACAATTAGTGCAGTAGAAGAACATACGCACTATGAAGAGACAAAAGGGTCTGTTCTATTAAAAGAAATCCCGGATAACATTAAAACTGACAGGAAATTTAGCTTTATTATGCGTGACGATGTATTAGCGCGTACGATGAAACATATAGAAGAACTCGGCTGTTTTACGAAGTAA
- a CDS encoding MgtC/SapB family protein translates to MDYTDLLIKLGLSAILGFAIGLERELKRKPLGLKTCLVISIISCLLTIVSIKSAYNLPHTDHINMDPLRLAAQIVSGIGFLGAGVILRRGNDSIAGLTTAAMIWGASGIGIAVGAGFYLEAIFGMCFLMISVELIPLTMKVLGPRSLRQRDIAVKLVVSNMKNIPIVIEEIKAMDIKVKNMKLKTLENGSHFLQLKLSVDQKRHTADVYYALQHLESVQQTEVESM, encoded by the coding sequence ATGGACTATACCGATTTACTAATCAAGTTAGGTCTCTCTGCTATTTTAGGATTTGCTATCGGTTTAGAACGTGAATTGAAAAGAAAACCACTTGGTTTAAAAACGTGCTTAGTCATTTCAATTATTAGCTGTCTCCTCACGATTGTTTCTATTAAATCAGCTTATAACTTACCTCATACAGATCATATCAACATGGATCCCCTTCGCCTTGCAGCTCAAATTGTATCTGGAATTGGTTTTTTAGGCGCCGGTGTTATTTTAAGAAGAGGAAATGACAGTATCGCAGGCTTAACTACCGCCGCTATGATTTGGGGAGCTTCCGGTATTGGAATCGCTGTGGGGGCTGGTTTTTATCTTGAAGCAATTTTCGGCATGTGTTTTCTTATGATTAGCGTCGAACTCATTCCATTAACAATGAAAGTTTTAGGTCCTAGGTCACTCCGGCAACGAGATATCGCTGTCAAACTTGTTGTAAGCAATATGAAAAATATCCCTATTGTTATTGAAGAAATAAAAGCAATGGACATAAAAGTAAAAAACATGAAACTCAAAACATTAGAAAATGGTTCACACTTTTTACAACTAAAATTGTCTGTCGATCAAAAAAGACATACAGCTGACGTCTATTATGCGCTGCAACATTTAGAAAGTGTACAGCAAACTGAAGTTGAAAGTATGTAG
- a CDS encoding potassium channel family protein, producing MKSRANLVDVFRDSIIFRLISFIVVLITVFGFLIYKLEPTYFSTWFDGIWWALVTTFTVGYGDYVPHTPAGKLTGMILILLGTGFCSYYMVLFATEMISKQYMKIKGEEAASCHGHMIIVGWNERAKQVVSQMHVLQPDLDIVLIDETLSLLPKPFHHLEFIKGCPHHDQTLLKANIKTAHTILITADKEKNESLADTQSILNILTAKGLNPNIHCIAELLTSEQVQNATRAGATEIIEGNKLTSYVFTASLLFPSISGVLFTLYNEISESKLQLMTVPASYSGKTFEACSSLLLKQGTLLLGVQRNEQYHINPIHSFVTIESDVFIVIKH from the coding sequence TTGAAATCACGAGCTAACCTAGTAGATGTATTTCGCGACTCCATTATTTTCCGCTTAATTAGCTTCATTGTTGTACTTATTACTGTTTTTGGTTTTCTAATATATAAATTAGAACCCACTTACTTTTCTACATGGTTTGATGGAATCTGGTGGGCGCTTGTTACAACCTTTACTGTCGGTTACGGTGATTACGTTCCACATACACCTGCAGGAAAACTTACAGGCATGATTCTCATTTTATTAGGCACAGGTTTCTGCTCCTATTATATGGTATTATTCGCTACCGAAATGATTAGTAAGCAATATATGAAAATTAAAGGCGAAGAAGCTGCTTCTTGTCATGGTCATATGATTATTGTCGGCTGGAATGAGCGCGCAAAACAAGTCGTGAGCCAAATGCATGTGTTACAACCAGACCTTGATATCGTACTCATCGACGAAACCCTTTCCTTGCTTCCAAAACCTTTCCATCACTTAGAGTTTATTAAAGGATGTCCACACCATGATCAAACTTTATTAAAAGCAAATATTAAAACAGCCCATACGATTTTAATAACGGCAGATAAAGAAAAAAATGAAAGCTTAGCTGACACACAATCAATTTTAAACATTTTAACTGCTAAAGGACTGAATCCAAATATTCACTGTATCGCTGAACTACTCACTTCTGAACAAGTTCAAAATGCAACTAGAGCGGGAGCGACAGAAATTATAGAAGGAAATAAATTAACAAGCTACGTCTTTACTGCATCTCTTTTATTCCCTTCTATTTCAGGTGTATTATTTACACTTTATAATGAAATCTCGGAAAGTAAATTGCAGCTGATGACTGTTCCTGCATCTTATAGCGGAAAAACTTTCGAAGCTTGCAGTAGCCTCCTTTTAAAACAAGGCACCCTACTGCTAGGTGTACAGCGGAATGAACAATATCACATCAATCCCATTCATTCCTTCGTTACTATTGAAAGCGACGTATTTATCGTAATTAAACATTAA
- a CDS encoding YugN-like family protein translates to MIPIQSNLEGHTYALFKLEEVLKPLGYSIGGNWDYDKGCFDYKVDEEDGYQFLRVPFTAVEGELDVPGVVVRLDTPYLLSHVYQDELDDQVNTLAAGASGLDQFAEPQDADGNIKRKYIDIGKALVKELEKHLINV, encoded by the coding sequence TTGATTCCAATTCAATCAAATTTAGAAGGCCATACATATGCCCTTTTTAAATTAGAAGAAGTATTAAAACCGCTTGGTTATAGTATCGGCGGCAATTGGGATTACGACAAAGGATGCTTCGATTATAAAGTAGATGAGGAAGATGGGTATCAATTTTTAAGAGTACCATTTACAGCAGTTGAAGGAGAGCTGGATGTACCAGGAGTAGTTGTTCGCCTTGATACACCGTATCTTCTTTCACATGTATACCAAGACGAACTGGATGATCAGGTAAATACATTAGCAGCTGGAGCAAGTGGGTTAGATCAATTTGCAGAGCCACAAGATGCAGATGGGAATATAAAAAGAAAATATATTGATATTGGAAAGGCATTAGTAAAAGAGTTGGAAAAGCATCTCATTAATGTTTAA
- a CDS encoding glucose-6-phosphate isomerase gives MSTHVTFDYSKALSFISEQELTYLRDAVKVSHHAIHEKTGAGNDFLGWVELPLQYDKEEFARIQKSAEKIKNDSDILLVIGIGGSYLGARAAIEMLNHSFYNTLSKEQRKTPQVLFVGQNISSTYMKDLMDVLEGKDFSINVISKSGTTTEPAIAFRVFRKLLEEKYGKEEARRRIYATTDKARGALKTLADEEGYETFVIPDDVGGRFSVLTPVGLLPIAVSGLNIEEMMQGAAAGHDDFAKSELEENPAYQYAVVRNALYNKGKTIEMLVNYEPALQYFAEWWKQLFGESEGKDQKGIFPSSANFSTDLHSLGQYIQEGRRDLFETVLKVGKSTHELKIELDENDLDGLNYLAGETVDFVNTKAYEGTLLAHSDGGVPNLIVNIPELNEYTFGYLVYFFEKACAMSGYLLGVNPFDQPGVEAYKKNMFALLGKPGFEELKAELEERLK, from the coding sequence ATGAGCACACATGTGACGTTCGATTATTCTAAAGCGTTATCGTTCATCAGTGAACAAGAACTAACTTATTTACGTGATGCAGTAAAAGTATCACACCATGCAATCCATGAAAAAACTGGAGCTGGGAACGATTTCCTTGGGTGGGTAGAGCTTCCGCTTCAATATGATAAAGAAGAATTTGCTCGCATTCAAAAAAGTGCAGAGAAAATTAAAAATGACTCTGACATTTTACTTGTTATAGGTATTGGTGGTTCTTACTTAGGAGCACGTGCAGCAATTGAAATGTTAAACCATTCTTTCTACAATACGCTTTCTAAAGAACAACGCAAAACTCCACAAGTGCTATTTGTTGGACAAAACATTAGCTCCACTTATATGAAAGATTTAATGGATGTATTAGAAGGTAAAGATTTCTCCATTAACGTTATTTCCAAATCAGGTACAACAACAGAACCTGCAATTGCATTCCGTGTTTTCCGTAAATTGTTAGAAGAGAAATATGGAAAAGAAGAAGCGCGTAGACGTATTTATGCAACAACTGATAAAGCGCGTGGTGCTTTAAAAACATTAGCTGACGAAGAAGGATACGAAACATTCGTGATTCCAGATGATGTTGGCGGTCGTTTCTCTGTATTAACACCAGTTGGTTTATTACCAATTGCAGTGAGTGGTTTAAATATTGAAGAGATGATGCAAGGTGCAGCTGCCGGACATGATGACTTTGCAAAATCTGAGCTGGAAGAAAACCCTGCTTACCAATATGCAGTTGTACGTAATGCTCTATATAATAAAGGAAAAACGATTGAAATGCTTGTTAACTATGAGCCAGCACTTCAATATTTTGCTGAGTGGTGGAAACAACTATTTGGCGAAAGTGAAGGGAAAGATCAAAAAGGAATTTTCCCATCTTCAGCAAACTTCTCTACTGATTTACATTCATTAGGTCAATACATTCAAGAAGGACGTCGTGACTTATTTGAAACAGTTCTTAAAGTAGGAAAATCTACACATGAACTAAAAATTGAATTAGATGAGAACGATTTAGATGGTCTGAACTACCTTGCTGGTGAAACAGTAGACTTCGTAAACACAAAAGCATACGAAGGTACATTACTAGCTCATAGTGATGGCGGGGTACCAAACTTAATCGTAAACATTCCAGAATTAAATGAATACACATTCGGTTACCTTGTATACTTCTTTGAAAAGGCATGTGCGATGAGCGGTTACCTATTAGGTGTAAATCCATTTGACCAACCAGGTGTAGAAGCATACAAGAAAAACATGTTTGCTCTTCTTGGAAAACCAGGATTCGAAGAATTAAAAGCAGAATTAGAAGAACGTTTGAAGTAA
- a CDS encoding DUF378 domain-containing protein, with translation MSTLQRIALVFTVIGAVNWGLIGFFQFDLVAAIFGGQSSALARIIYGIVGISGLINLGLLFKPSENLGTHPETREVR, from the coding sequence ATGAGTACTTTACAACGTATTGCTTTAGTATTCACTGTAATTGGTGCCGTCAACTGGGGACTAATTGGATTCTTTCAATTTGATTTAGTAGCAGCTATCTTCGGTGGGCAAAGTTCAGCACTTGCACGAATCATTTACGGTATCGTTGGTATTTCTGGGCTGATTAACCTTGGTTTATTATTTAAACCATCCGAAAATCTCGGAACACACCCAGAAACACGCGAAGTTCGATAA
- the yugI gene encoding S1 domain-containing post-transcriptional regulator GSP13, which produces MSEQYTTGVVVKGKVTGIQDYGAFVALDQETQGLVHISEITNGYVKDIHDFLKVGDIVEVKVLSIDEEHRKMSLSLKAAKRKQGRIIVPNPSDKGFNTLREKLTEWIEESQLTK; this is translated from the coding sequence ATGTCAGAACAATACACAACAGGAGTGGTTGTAAAAGGGAAAGTAACTGGAATTCAAGATTACGGTGCATTTGTAGCATTGGATCAAGAAACACAAGGACTTGTGCATATATCTGAAATTACAAATGGGTATGTAAAAGATATTCACGATTTTTTAAAGGTTGGAGATATAGTAGAAGTAAAGGTACTTTCAATTGATGAAGAACACAGAAAAATGAGTTTATCGTTAAAAGCAGCAAAGCGTAAGCAAGGAAGAATTATCGTACCAAATCCATCTGATAAAGGATTCAATACGCTTCGCGAGAAGTTAACAGAGTGGATTGAAGAATCACAGTTAACAAAATAA
- a CDS encoding aminotransferase, translating to MKQFELSRAAESLQPSGIRKFFDLAAGMKGVISLGVGEPDFVTPWHVRQACIRSLEEGYTAYTANAGLLELRQEIAKYLQKQFHVSYNADEEIIVTVGASQALDVAMRAIVNPGDEVIIIEPSFVSYGPLVTLAGGVPVPVATSLEDAFKVQSEQIEAAITTKTKAILLCSPNNPTGALLNKFELEKLAVIVEKYNLIVLSDEIYAELVYDEAYTSFASIKNMRDHTILISGFSKGFAMTGWRLGMIAAPVHFSELMLKIHQYSMMCAPTMSQFAALEALRFGNDEVIRMRESYKKRRNFMTTSFNEMGLTCHVPGGAFYVFPSISSTGLSSAEFAEQLLLEEKVAVVPGSVFGESGEGFIRCSYATSLEQLMEAMKRMKRFVENKKRTKQNTFCP from the coding sequence ATGAAGCAGTTTGAACTATCAAGAGCAGCAGAATCTTTACAACCATCCGGTATCCGTAAGTTTTTTGACTTAGCGGCAGGTATGAAAGGTGTTATTTCACTAGGGGTGGGAGAGCCGGATTTTGTTACACCATGGCATGTGAGACAGGCATGTATTCGTTCGTTAGAAGAAGGATACACAGCATATACTGCAAATGCAGGATTATTGGAGTTACGTCAAGAAATAGCAAAGTATCTTCAAAAGCAATTTCATGTTTCCTATAATGCAGATGAAGAAATTATTGTTACAGTTGGAGCGAGCCAAGCGTTAGATGTTGCGATGCGCGCTATTGTAAACCCTGGCGACGAAGTGATCATCATTGAACCGAGCTTTGTATCATATGGCCCACTTGTTACATTAGCTGGAGGAGTGCCGGTTCCGGTAGCAACGTCATTAGAGGATGCATTTAAAGTACAGTCGGAGCAAATTGAAGCAGCGATTACAACAAAAACAAAAGCAATTTTACTTTGTTCTCCAAATAATCCAACAGGAGCACTTTTAAACAAGTTTGAATTAGAAAAGTTAGCAGTAATCGTTGAAAAGTATAATCTCATTGTATTATCTGATGAAATTTATGCGGAGCTTGTATATGACGAGGCTTATACGAGTTTTGCGAGCATTAAAAATATGCGTGATCATACGATTTTAATTTCAGGATTTTCAAAAGGATTTGCGATGACTGGATGGCGCCTTGGAATGATTGCGGCTCCTGTCCACTTTTCAGAGTTGATGCTGAAAATTCATCAATATTCAATGATGTGCGCACCGACGATGTCACAATTTGCAGCATTAGAAGCGCTTCGTTTTGGAAATGATGAAGTCATTCGAATGAGAGAAAGTTATAAAAAGCGCCGTAATTTTATGACGACATCGTTTAATGAAATGGGCTTAACGTGTCATGTGCCAGGCGGAGCATTCTATGTGTTTCCTTCGATTTCTTCAACAGGATTATCCTCAGCAGAATTTGCGGAGCAATTATTGCTAGAAGAAAAAGTTGCAGTTGTACCTGGAAGTGTGTTTGGTGAGAGCGGTGAAGGGTTTATTCGATGTTCATATGCAACTTCGCTTGAACAATTAATGGAAGCCATGAAGCGAATGAAACGATTTGTAGAAAATAAAAAAAGGACAAAACAGAATACGTTTTGTCCATAA
- a CDS encoding Lrp/AsnC family transcriptional regulator, with the protein MVTEKELELLACLEKSSRLSVETLAKMLNIKVEAVKEMVEKLEREKIIVDYVTHIDWTKVKEHSGLTAMIDVKVTPKHGVGFDSVAEQIYRYSEVKSVYLMSGTYDLSITLEGKSMSEVASFVSEKLATIESVVSTTTHFILKKYKHEGLIYDKTDDDKRIVVAP; encoded by the coding sequence ATGGTGACTGAAAAAGAATTAGAATTATTAGCTTGTCTTGAAAAAAGTAGTCGTTTATCCGTAGAAACTTTAGCAAAAATGTTAAATATAAAAGTAGAAGCAGTAAAAGAAATGGTTGAGAAATTAGAAAGAGAAAAAATCATTGTTGATTATGTTACACATATAGATTGGACAAAAGTAAAAGAACATAGCGGTTTAACAGCTATGATTGATGTGAAAGTTACACCGAAGCACGGTGTTGGCTTTGATTCTGTTGCAGAACAAATTTACCGTTATTCAGAAGTGAAATCGGTTTATTTAATGTCAGGGACATACGACCTTTCTATTACGTTGGAAGGAAAAAGTATGAGTGAAGTGGCAAGTTTTGTTTCTGAAAAGTTAGCAACAATTGAATCAGTTGTGTCAACAACAACACATTTTATTTTGAAAAAATATAAACATGAGGGACTTATTTATGACAAAACTGATGATGATAAACGGATTGTGGTGGCACCATGA